The following is a genomic window from Candidatus Moraniibacteriota bacterium.
CATGTTCGGATCAGTAACCGCTAAAGATATTGTGAAAGCGCTCGAGAAGGACGGGGTGGTCATTTCGGAAAAAAATATCGTTCTGCCAAAGCCGCTCAAGACACTCGGCGAGCACGAACTCACTGCTGATTTTGGACATGGCATATCGGTGCCATTTGTGGTACTGTTGAAGGGAGAGTAAAAAACGAAAGCACCTTTCAGAATATTTGGGGGAGTCGCTCTAATCGGGCGACTCTCTGTCTTTATGAAAGGATTCGTCGAGAGTGATAATAGGGAAGAGCTCGGGGTACATCTCGGTATTTATCCATAATCCGGTAGGCAGAATCTCTATGGTAAAAACAAAGAAAATGCGGACGCGCTTCATTTTTGTAGTCGGCGGCGTAATGAGTGGTGTTGGAAAGGGAATAGCTTCTTCATCAATCGGGAAGATTCTTTCGTCGCGCGGCTTTAATGTGACGGCGCTGAAGATAGATCCGTACATCAATGTTGACGCCGGTACCATGAACCCCACGGAACACGGAGAAGTTTTCGTGCTCCAAGACGGTTATGAGACAGATCAGGATATGGGGAACTATGAACGATTTCTTGGCAAGAGTCTTTCGCGAGAGAACTACATGACAACCGGGAGTGTTTATCAATCAGTCATAAACCGCGAGAGAAATCTGAAATATAATGGAGCCTGTGTCGAGGTAGTACCACATATTCCGCTCGAAGTGATATCGCGCATCAAACGTGCCGCTGAGAATGATCAGGCAGACATTGCCATCATAGAAATCGGCGGGACTATCGGCGAATACCAAAATATCCTTTTCCTCGAAGCGGCTCGCATGATGAAAATCAACCACCCGGAAGATGTGCTCTTTGTGCTGGTGAGTTATCTGCCAGTCCCAAGCAAAATCGGTGAAATGAAAACGAAGCCAACGCAGTATGCCGCACGAACACTCAATAGTGCCGGCATCCAACCGGATATTATTGTTGCCAGGAGTGATCACTCGCTTGATGAAAAGAGAAAGGAAAAAATAGCTGTCTTTTGCAATGTAAAAAAGGAAGACGTCGTCAGTGCGCCGGATGTTGAAAGTATTTACGATGTCCCGGTAAACTTTGAGAAGGATAATCTCAGCACGCTTATTCTCAAGAAACTCAGCTTGCGCGCACGAATGAAAGATATGAAACAGTGGAACAGTCTCGTTTCGCGCATTCACGGCCTTGAAGAAACCGTCAAGATTGGTATTGTCGGAAAATACTTCAAGACCGGAGATTTCGTCTTATCCGATGTCTACATTAGCGTGATTGAAGCGATTAAGCATGCTGCGTACTCGATTCGTCGAAAGCCGATAATCGAATGGCTCGAGAGCGGCACCTATGAAGGTGATCCCGCTTCCCTCAAAGAGCTGACCCGCTATGATGGCATCCTCATTCCCGGAGGTTTCGGCTCGCGCGGCATCGAGGGAAAGATTGC
Proteins encoded in this region:
- a CDS encoding CTP synthase; translation: MRTRFIFVVGGVMSGVGKGIASSSIGKILSSRGFNVTALKIDPYINVDAGTMNPTEHGEVFVLQDGYETDQDMGNYERFLGKSLSRENYMTTGSVYQSVINRERNLKYNGACVEVVPHIPLEVISRIKRAAENDQADIAIIEIGGTIGEYQNILFLEAARMMKINHPEDVLFVLVSYLPVPSKIGEMKTKPTQYAARTLNSAGIQPDIIVARSDHSLDEKRKEKIAVFCNVKKEDVVSAPDVESIYDVPVNFEKDNLSTLILKKLSLRARMKDMKQWNSLVSRIHGLEETVKIGIVGKYFKTGDFVLSDVYISVIEAIKHAAYSIRRKPIIEWLESGTYEGDPASLKELTRYDGILIPGGFGSRGIEGKIAAIGFCREKKIPYFGLCYGMQLAVIEYARNGAGLKDANTVEIDKHATCPVIDIMPEQKERLKKKEYGATMRLGAYPATLKKETIARNAYNRKDISERHRHRYEVNPEYIERLEKAGLIFSGTSPDGKLMEIAELPREKHPFFLGTQFHPEFQSAPLAPHPLFVEFLKACVEKEASI